The following DNA comes from Triplophysa dalaica isolate WHDGS20190420 chromosome 10, ASM1584641v1, whole genome shotgun sequence.
gcttttaattaCAAATAAGCATCTAATATTAAAACCACTGGCATCAATGAGGTGAGGCACTGATGTTGGGTGACGGAGTAAGAACCACCCTCAGTTTTCCAAACCATCCTCACATTTTCAGTTACCAGACCTACCCGTTCCAGTTCAGATTTTTTCGAAGACATTGATTTGCACACATGGCTTTTTAGAATgtcagaagagagaaagaccaTCCCAAAATGTTTGCCAGAAAGTTGTTACAACACAATTCCTGAGCATCATCGTATACGATGTCACAGGATATCCatactttcatttattttaagccATGCACAGAGTACAAAGCAATATGAGGTAACCCACCTCACATAACACTGCTCCCTTTCTATAACTAACACAAATGAATGGTTTCCGCTGCACGTTCATGACACATCGGTTTGTCCTCTATGCAACCATTGAGAATCCAGTATCTGCATGCCTTGAATACATCAACAGACCCCCAAGGTCTTCTACAACACCTTATAAAGCATTTATCAACAGCTAAGAGCAGCTTCCATTACACAACATGTCAGAAGACCCGCCATTGACTTTGAATCACCTATTATCTTTAAAAAGCATTAGCAAACTGTCATGAGGCGATAGATGATATAGCCATCTCCAACATCAAGGCCGGGTGATCTTCGAGATGGTTTTAGGAAAGCTAACCATCCATAACTGCGTCCGTCTCAAACTTTATGAAAGTGCTTTCAAAGGTGTTTCTGAAAGCAGATGGATATGTCATGCCGTCAGAATGCGGCGCGCACGTCAGCAGGGACATCATAATAAGTAGTTTGATGGTTGACTGCTTCTCGCGTCAGAGTTATGAAAAGGTGCAAAGCAACGTCCGGCTCAAATTGATGCTGTCTTGAAACCTTTACGAGAGAGGCTGAGCTATTAACCTCAGGGTTCCACATCCTGTCCCGCTGCCTGATTCCTTCACTTTCAGAGGATTGTTTTTGAGAAATGAGCAAGCTCAGGGCCAGGAAACCAATTTTCCAGAACATTGTCATTTTAGGGGACTGTTGACAGAGAACAACTTGGACTCTGCCTTTGCTAAGCGCTCTGTGAAATATGTGCCCCTCAGGCGAGAAACCTGCAGAAACCGCCCTCGATATTTAGTTATGGATGTAAACCGGTGAAGATGATGAGTAGTAATGAGTCGTGTATCAAAGGGAAGTGTGACAGTGGGTGAAGCAGTGCCCAAATCCTTTGGAGATGGCCCACAGCGTAGCATTCGAAGGAAAGTGAATCATGACCGCAGTCAAAATCTCACAGGTGCTAATACACTTGTATACAATGGGCttacaacaaatataaagagatttattaaatataaaggttCTCCACAGCCATGACAAACACATTCAAGGACGCCGTACACCCACGAGCTTGAACGAGTATGAGCACTGTCAGGTTTATAGTGTGCACACTAACACAATGAATACTCAATGAACTGCGTACTccacatttatattcatttggcagacgctttaaggCAAAGTGACACATatagtgcattcaagctatacacGCTTGTACCATGCATATGTTTTTCGGGAACCAAATACACAACAACAGGACCAACAAGGACACAAAGACCAAGGGCATTTACTTTTATGTCAAATCTAGTGTGATGCAACAGAGTACGAGTCAATATTcaaagaaatgtttcttttttgtaaacACACTAAATCTTCTTTCCAAACACTGACTGAACTGTGATCTTAAAGGTGACATGTGTTTGAAAAATATCTTCCATGCCTGttcaatacaatacaaacataacagtaGGTTGAGAGAGAAAAGTTTGATTATGTTAGACAGGGCGATGGCCACTTGGATTATTTGGCGTTTTTGGTTACCCATGATTCCATGATAGGATTTTTCTCTGCACCCTCATAAGCACACTCTATAAAATAAAGGTTCatatttctttattgttttgtcgGCCCGTATGGTACAATGAAGAACTATTAACTTTGTTTAACTTTCAGAAGCTTTCTATTGTATGAAAGGTGCTTTCAAAAAGGGTTTCAGAGTCGTGTAACAATATACCAGTATtgacaataataatgatttcaAAGGaatattttatccaaaatgtcatcatttactcaccctaacgTTGTTGCTAATCTACACAttttctttgttcagatgaacacacgtaaagatatttggaagaataaaacaaacagttctcggGCGCTAtactactatagtagtcaatagtgcATCATTACTGTTTgattgcaaacattcttccaaatatcttttctcCAAATACTCTCTCCGTCTCCCTAcactattttttgtttatttggccacaaaagagaaaacacaaaataaaccaaattaaagTGGAATTTGacttattcattatttttttatatcaatagAAATCACAATATTGTTATCATAAATGCATTGGGAAATTGTAATCGAGCAGTGAAAATCTTATACTGCGATAGCCAATTTCAGACTATAAAACGATAAACAAATTGTTCATTTGAGATTCTCAGATGAAAGGCTTTCTTGAGGAagctaaaatatttattgtgataTTGCCACAAAACTCTCTTaagcactttattttttaataattcttcAGCAGATTCCATTTTCCATTTGAAAACAGTCAACAAAAGTGATAACCACCCACCGAGCTCACAGTATTCTGCATTTAAACTGTTATAAGTCACTGTTAAAATGTATTCCCCGGTGGTGAAAGTAATGAATCAAATTTTTACTTCTGGAACCTGACTGTACTGCTAATGGAAATTACACAATTCaccctaaaaataaacattaatctAACAGCTGTACACTTCTACTTTTTGATATAACTAACGTCATATGCACATATGCAGAAATTCACCTTTAAATCCACTCTCTCGCATTAAGATAAATTTTATCCGAACAATTACGGGGTTATTCAGATCACCATTAAAGGAGAGGGgtcaatgaaatattaaaagcaAAATAGAGCAAACACAACCTGCCAAAGAGCTACCTGCGAAAAGAAATTAATAATTGgtagaatgaaaaaaaacagcaccaTCATGGGAGGCTCTGGCAAACACTTGCCTTTCATGATCTCCGACTTCAACCAATCAGTGCTCTGTAGAACTCCTCTCCATAATGCCCCTCCTCCAAAACTCCATGCCAGTGTGTTTATAGAGCGCAgaaagaacgagagagagagagagagagagagagagacagagagagggagtgtTGTACACACTCAAGCACCGCgtgagagagacacagaggaaAAGACCTTTACAACACAAGAGCGTAAAGGAGAGTCGGATGCtgagaaagaaaaaactgaCGTGTAACCAGGACCCGAGAGGAACGCAGAAGAATCTTTTATGATAGTTCAATCTGGCAATCATCTTTTATTAGCTTTTCCAAATGCCACGTGGACACCGAAAGCTTCAAAGCCAACTGGATGAAAGTAGCAGCTCTTACCCACCAAGCATGGTGTGTGACTTGATAGTAAACAAAATGACCTGAATCGACAAAAAAATCAAggatttttttaactttctgGAGCAACAAACTTATCTTCTGAATTGAGCAAACAACAGATCGATTGCTTCGCGAGCGCTTCTGCGGAGCCGAGCCAATGTGATACGCCGTGCGCCTGCTGTTCAACCGAGGGTTACATTATAGATACTAAACCGGACAGGATGCTGACTTTCTCAAAAAACATCTTCCAGCCTGCTGAAGCAAGCTTACTCGGTAGAAAAACCTCCTCCTAAATGTCACGTCCGCAAAACAACACCAAGTGTTAAAAGGATGTTGCACGGAAGGTTGGGATCAGCCTCAGGGATGGGGCAAAAACAAATGCGTTTTTTCTTTCAATGACTTTTGCTCTCCATTCCTCTCTACTTAAGAATGAACTGATATCTGGGGAAGCACTGGAAATCCAAGAGCCGTAATGGTTGAGAGCGGGAGCCGTACAAACAAGAGATATAAGCTATTAGGAGAAACTGCTGGCAATCTTAAGGTAAAAGCAATTTACGCTCTGCAACTTTTATGCACTTCTAAGTATAAAATTTCACTCTATAATGTCTCTGTGGATTGAATTGACAGTGAGCTAAttgaattataataatacaCCTCTCTCATACATGCACTCTCATGCTTTAGGCTAACAGAAGACTATTTTGAAATATAAgtactgtttttaaaaacttaaGTCTTTCCATTCTCTTTTCTTGCCATGTGTTAGATTTTAAATAATAGGAATACTAAACCCAGGTGCAGGCTCTGAGTCAAACACCGTGTGGACCTCTACCCGTGAACCTCTAGCTGCTCTGTTTTACACCTGAAGCATCTTGCCGGCACAATGATGTGTGCTCAGGGTGTGGCCGCACCCCTGATGCTGAGCTCTTTCCTGTTGCAGCTGGCCAGAGCCGAGCTCCCTTCTGGTTGTTTGATCGCATCCGATATCTTGAGCTGCACCAACCTCAGCCTCAAACATGTTCCTGTAGAGTTGCCTGTAATGGTGGCCACGTTGGACTTCAACCACAACTGCTTAAAACAGCTTGAGGATGGCAGCTTCGCTGGACTGCCCAATCTGGACACCTTACGGCTAGCCCACAATTGGTTGAGCGAACTCACTCCAGGAACCTTCAGGAATACAAGTAGCATACGCCACCTGGACCTTTCATCTAATCAGTTGAATGTTATAGAGGAGCACTACTTTCAAGAATTAGTAGGACTCAGGGAGTTGCTCCTTTACAACAACCGTATAGTAAGGGTGGAAAGCAACGCCCTGAAGGGTTTGACAAACCTCCGTAAGGCTTACCTGAGCCATAATAGGCTGACAGACTTCCCTTTCTTTTCAGTCCAGGAAAATGCCAACCTCATTACCCTGGACCTAAGCTCAAACCGTTTGCCCAACCTTCCTGTGGAGTACATTTTCGGTCTACAGGAATCAATACAGCGAGGGTTGTTCCTGCACAACAACTCTCTCCATTGTGACTGCTCCATGTACATCATGTTCAAACACTGGGAGCAGCGAGGCTTCAATTCCGTGAAAGACTTCCGAGAGGAGCACACCTGCTTGCTTTACGGCG
Coding sequences within:
- the amigo3 gene encoding amphoterin-induced protein 3 isoform X1; translated protein: MMCAQGVAAPLMLSSFLLQLARAELPSGCLIASDILSCTNLSLKHVPVELPVMVATLDFNHNCLKQLEDGSFAGLPNLDTLRLAHNWLSELTPGTFRNTSSIRHLDLSSNQLNVIEEHYFQELVGLRELLLYNNRIVRVESNALKGLTNLRKAYLSHNRLTDFPFFSVQENANLITLDLSSNRLPNLPVEYIFGLQESIQRGLFLHNNSLHCDCSMYIMFKHWEQRGFNSVKDFREEHTCLLYGEPRASVRFLQHMRYFENCTLKPYVEKESLTADAGDLLLLDCKTSLMGKHLTFLWVSPQKEYIAPPGNTRLRMYANGTLEILAAQTNDSGMYFCMVLNHQESRNETREVNVTVVEKHHEDEPFNTGYTTLLCCVVSLVLVLMYLYLTPCRCWCRKQLPLSTPSPANECSAQSSIMSPTPPATTEGPGRKVSNNKHVAFLEPIKETQNGRPRAALAPDHPRLTVTRSDADSVTSVFSDITIVP
- the amigo3 gene encoding amphoterin-induced protein 3 isoform X2; its protein translation is MMCAQGVAAPLMLSSFLLQLARAELPSGCLIASDILSCTNLSLKHVPVELPVMVATLDFNHNCLKQLEDGSFAGLPNLDTLRLAHNWLSELTPGTFRNTSSIRHLDLSSNQLNVIEEHYFQELVGLRELLLYNNRIVRVESNALKGLTNLRKAYLSHNRLTDFPFFSVQENANLITLDLSSNRLPNLPVEYIFGLQESIQRGLFLHNNSLHCDCSMYIMFKHWEQRGFNSVKDFREEHTCLLYGEPRASVRFLQHMRYFENCTLKPYVEKESLTADAGDLLLLDCKTSLMGKHLTFLWVSPQKEYIAPPGNTRLRMYANGTLEILAAQTNDSGMYFCMVLNHQESRNETREVNVTVVEKHHEDEPFNTGYTTLLCCVVSLVLVLMYLYLTPCRCWCRKQLPLSTPSPANECSAQSSIMSPTPPATTEGPGRKKIFQSKSAVAQQRAPDIWTTQTSPQ